One genomic segment of Alkalimarinus alittae includes these proteins:
- a CDS encoding esterase-like activity of phytase family protein: MLSNKTLLSASLSCIISLSGCSSDSSNKQAPNTEKEIETSAEAFIENFSVDGADLPYTVLRSDLIDVNTGVPFEVRNGGFGSAMTKDPKRNNRFYALTDRGPNATFTGDYGKGKKFPSPEYTPRIGLFEVGITGEVSLIKTTLLKRPDGTLITGLPNSSALGGTGETPYTSDGSPVLVDSSLPYNASTNPIKLDDYGLDPEGLVVLSDGSFWVSDEYGPHLVHFNAEGKEIERINAFTADNRVTHYLPNEFSYRRANRGMEGLTITPDEKTLVGIMQSTLYLPSKSVKSLDITRIVTVNIDTGESHQYLYKQEKPENSNSEISALSATEFLVIERDGSFLYGGPKGSGAANLDAMKHVYRLDLSTGTDLESIENTGNLIQDENLGLTINGNTLEEQVLADGDWSTLAANNIVPVEKSLVVDMVAEVDYPHDKMEGLWVINDNYLGVLNDDDFATWSTSSGELEQKMLNSNAIDGNHLYIIPVDISVSK; encoded by the coding sequence ATGCTTTCTAATAAAACACTATTATCCGCCAGCCTTTCATGCATCATTAGCTTATCTGGATGCAGCTCAGACTCATCAAATAAACAAGCACCCAACACAGAAAAAGAAATAGAAACGTCTGCAGAAGCATTTATCGAAAATTTTTCAGTTGATGGTGCCGATTTACCCTACACCGTTTTGCGGTCAGATTTAATAGATGTCAATACCGGTGTACCTTTTGAAGTGCGCAACGGTGGGTTTGGTTCTGCTATGACCAAAGACCCCAAACGCAATAACCGTTTTTACGCTCTAACAGACCGCGGCCCGAACGCTACATTTACGGGCGATTACGGTAAGGGTAAAAAATTTCCCTCTCCAGAGTATACACCACGCATTGGTTTATTCGAGGTTGGCATAACCGGCGAAGTCTCGCTCATCAAAACCACTTTGTTAAAGCGCCCAGATGGCACACTCATCACGGGCCTTCCTAATAGTTCTGCATTAGGGGGCACAGGCGAAACACCTTACACATCTGACGGGTCACCTGTTTTGGTGGATAGCAGTTTACCTTATAATGCATCGACCAACCCGATAAAGCTTGATGATTACGGACTTGACCCAGAAGGTTTGGTGGTGTTGAGCGATGGTAGCTTTTGGGTCAGTGATGAATATGGCCCACACTTAGTGCACTTTAATGCTGAAGGCAAAGAAATTGAGCGTATTAATGCTTTCACTGCAGATAACAGGGTGACACATTATTTGCCTAACGAGTTTTCATATCGTCGTGCAAACCGAGGCATGGAAGGGTTAACCATTACCCCTGATGAGAAAACCTTAGTGGGTATCATGCAATCGACCTTGTACCTCCCCAGTAAATCTGTCAAAAGTTTGGATATCACTCGCATTGTCACGGTCAACATAGATACTGGCGAATCTCATCAGTATTTATACAAACAAGAAAAGCCTGAAAATTCTAATTCAGAAATTTCGGCCCTCAGTGCAACAGAGTTTTTAGTTATAGAACGCGATGGTAGCTTTCTTTACGGTGGGCCGAAAGGCAGTGGCGCTGCAAATCTAGACGCGATGAAGCATGTATATCGTTTAGACTTAAGCACAGGTACTGATTTAGAATCAATTGAAAACACTGGCAACCTTATACAAGACGAAAACCTAGGTTTAACGATCAATGGCAATACACTAGAAGAACAGGTATTAGCTGATGGTGATTGGTCAACACTTGCCGCTAATAATATCGTTCCTGTAGAAAAGTCGCTTGTGGTTGATATGGTCGCTGAAGTCGACTACCCACATGACAAGATGGAAGGCTTATGGGTGATCAATGACAATTATTTGGGGGTTCTTAATGACGATGATTTTGCTACGTGGTCAACTAGCTCAGGCGAGCTTGAACAGAAAATGCTAAACAGCAACGCCATTGACGGTAATCATTTATATATTATTCCTGTAGATATATCTGTGTCCAAATAA
- a CDS encoding HAD family hydrolase, translating into MLKALFFDMDETLCDTQGANEQAQHLMGEAAKQTFANIDGQRFAKEYVTGIYREWSDEQRARYMPIIETKGEGAFRLQLIRDLLADQHIDDVSDDVAMMLQEKFDADRIAAFSFYPGIADFLIQARKLFTLVVITNGPEFSQIPKVEAVNMADYVDHIIIGGQEPEQKPAASIFEKALTLANCQAHEVVHVGDSLAADIVGAHNSGITSVWIQHQQPLDAELGINPHHTVMHPSEIPAFIRNLHESSAPSL; encoded by the coding sequence ATGCTTAAAGCCTTGTTTTTCGATATGGACGAAACCCTCTGCGATACGCAAGGTGCAAATGAGCAAGCTCAGCATTTAATGGGAGAGGCGGCTAAGCAAACGTTTGCCAATATTGATGGACAACGGTTTGCCAAAGAGTATGTAACGGGAATCTATCGAGAATGGTCTGACGAGCAACGTGCGCGTTATATGCCTATTATTGAGACCAAGGGAGAGGGGGCGTTTCGTTTGCAGCTAATACGCGACCTATTGGCTGACCAGCATATAGATGATGTTAGTGACGACGTAGCGATGATGTTACAAGAAAAATTTGATGCGGATCGTATTGCAGCGTTTTCTTTTTACCCAGGAATAGCTGACTTTTTAATACAAGCGCGAAAACTGTTTACCTTGGTGGTTATTACTAATGGTCCTGAATTTTCGCAAATACCTAAAGTTGAAGCGGTTAATATGGCAGATTATGTTGACCATATAATCATTGGTGGGCAAGAACCTGAACAAAAGCCCGCTGCCTCCATTTTTGAAAAAGCACTCACCTTAGCAAATTGCCAAGCACATGAAGTAGTTCACGTAGGAGATAGCTTAGCGGCGGATATAGTGGGTGCACACAACAGCGGCATAACTTCAGTGTGGATTCAGCACCAACAGCCACTCGATGCCGAATTAGGTATTAATCCGCACCATACCGTGATGCATCCAAGCGAAATTCCGGCTTTTATACGCAATTTACATGAGTCTTCAGCCCCGTCTTTGTAG
- a CDS encoding M48 metallopeptidase family protein encodes MTKNLKYLSGYPETITSQVARLIEEERLGDFLLKRYPKAHEVRTDKALYSYVVDIKNDYIRKSQPLSKVVYDDKINVINHALGLHTFVSRVQGGKLKAKNEIRIASVFKGTPIEFLRMIAVHELAHLKEKDHNKAFYSLCRHMEPSYHQLELDMRIYLTHLELIGRLY; translated from the coding sequence GTGACTAAAAACCTTAAATATCTATCGGGATACCCTGAAACCATTACCTCGCAAGTAGCGCGGCTGATTGAAGAGGAGCGGTTAGGGGACTTTTTATTAAAACGTTATCCAAAAGCACATGAAGTTCGAACAGATAAAGCGCTCTATAGCTATGTTGTCGATATTAAGAATGACTATATAAGAAAGTCACAGCCATTAAGTAAGGTTGTTTATGATGACAAAATTAATGTCATCAATCATGCGTTGGGGTTACATACGTTTGTATCGAGGGTGCAGGGGGGCAAGCTAAAAGCTAAGAATGAAATTAGAATTGCCTCAGTGTTTAAAGGCACGCCTATTGAATTTTTAAGAATGATCGCCGTACATGAATTAGCGCATTTAAAAGAGAAAGATCATAATAAAGCGTTTTACAGCCTTTGCCGACATATGGAACCGAGCTACCATCAGCTAGAGTTAGATATGAGAATTTATTTAACTCACTTAGAACTGATAGGAAGACTTTATTGA